In the Granulosicoccus antarcticus IMCC3135 genome, ACTATCAACAACGAACAACAGTTCTATGTTGACAACATCAATGATCCCAACTTCGGTCATTCTCCTTTCGAATTTGATGGTGAGAACATGACCATCACGGCAACACGCACGCCGGATCATTTGCGCAGCAAGGCGAACAACAAGGATTACCTCTCTGGCACTCTGACTACCTATGGCAAATTCAAGATGCGCTATGGCTACGTGGAAATGCGTGCACGCATGCCCAAGGGTAAAGGCCTGTGGCCTGCCTTCTGGTTACTGCACAATCAGGAAAATGACAAGCGACCTGAGATCGATGTTGTGGAAATGCTGGGCGACACCAGCAACAAGGTTTACCAGACCTACCACTATTTTGAAAACTGGAATTTGCGCTCAACACCCAGCTATGAATATTGGGGTTCCGACTTTTCACAGGATTTCCATACTTTTGGCATGAAGTGGGAGCCAGGGCGTATCACCTGGTATGTTGATGGCAACGCCACCAACTCACACTCCAGCGGCAACGTCGCTTCAGAAGAGATGTACCTGCTGGTCAACCTGGCGGTCGGCGGCTCCTGGCCTGGCAACCCTGACGGCAGCACCTCTTTTCCTGCACGATTCACGATCGACTATATTCGAGCTTATAGCCCTGACTGAACTGTAGCTGCAAGTTAGGGGTCGTGAAATAATTAACTATACTTTTCGGTTGGTCCTGCGCCTGCCCGGCAAGGCGTGAGGAGGGCGAATAGCGGGCTATTCAACCGACAAACAACGCAGAAGGGCAGGATGCAGGGGCGACTGAAAAGTATAGTTTATTGTTTCACGATCCCTTAGCTTATGATTTACCAAGCGGCCTACGGGCCGCTTTTCAGTTGCCTTCAGAAAACCAACGCCACTTTGTCCAAACACTGCTCAAAGCTCGACTAAAGGCTTGTATTAGACAGGTTTGTGACTTCCATTCGGCTCTTGAGGTACGGTGACGTTACACTGCAAAGAAAAAGACTTTCAACATGCCGTTGCTGCCTTTGCCACTTTCGCACAAACTGCCGGTTTTATCGGTCAACGGTGCACCTGCCCTGCCGGCTCGTCGCACGCCAGACAGAGCCCTGCGCGCTGCTCTGGGACTCTGTGCGCTGCTGCTTCTGACAAGCTGTCAAGCGACCCGCCCTCCTGCTGCCAATGATGCTCGCGTACCAGCGCAGAACACAGCGGCTACATTCGATTCAGAATCTGTTGACCCGAGCTCCATCGATTCGAGAGTCACACAGCAAGGTGCTACTGAGCGAGCCAGAATAACGGGCTTCCCGTTAGCGCATGACAACCTCAAGTCAGTGCCGAAAATTGTCATTGACGACCGTCCATGGCTCGAAAGCATTCATCCACTCTATATCCATGCCCGATCACTGGTTGAGCAGGAACTGAACGCCGATCTGCGAGACATCCGACTACTGCTGGTCGCCGACACCCCGATCAATTCGGAAGTCAATCATGAGACCCGTCGTTTGGTGAACGAGCAGTTTGGCACTTCCGAATTCGCCGACCAATTTCTCGGCCGTGTCATGAAAACCCAATCTGGCACCTACGCAGCTCTGTTCACATCGCGCTTGAAAGCCGTCATGGTCAGTCGCAGCATGCTGGCAAATTATGAACAGTCATTGCCCGCGAACCCGGAAATCCGTACCGCCGCCCTGCTGACCCTGTTGATCCATGAGCTGGTGCACGCAGCTGATGATCAGCGATATCATATACATGAAAATCGGGCGCTCAATTTTCGCGCCTCTTTCGCACAATCGGCAACCTTTGAAGGGCATGCTCAATGGGTGACTCGCCGCATTTGTGCATACAGTCATTGCAGCATCGGTCTGGACGCTCTCGACAACTTCATGTTCAGCCCTGCCGAACAAAGCAACCACCTGACACAACCGGTCGAGGCGATCAGCCGCAATGTGCTCGAATACTCCTATGTTGAAGGTGAACGTTTCATCGCATCTCTGGCTAAACGCCCTGGTGGCTCAAAACTCATCGATGACTTGCTGAGCAGCCCACCCTTTGACCCGATCCAGATCCTGTCGCCTGACAACTATCCTGACCTTAAGCGCGAGCATCTCAACCAGCGGCTGATTCGAGCCAGCCTGGACATTGATCACCCCTGGGTGCGTGACCAGTGGATTGGCGTTGAGACCTCACCACTCAAGGGCGTTAACCTACGCGCTGATCCCGCACGACGACAGGCTGCCGTAGACGGGTTCACACGTCTCATTGAAAGCATGGTTGCCATGCAACTATATAACCGTGCCAGTCCTGATGCAGGTCCTGTCGAGGTGACGCTATTGCAAGCGGAGTCCGCCACGACTGCCAGTCTGTTCGCCCGAACATTGCATCAAAATACGCTGACTGCCGATACTTACACCGATGAGGAACCCTTGCGCATAGATACAGGTGCAGGCAATTCACAATCGGGAATGAGCATGCATATGTACCGTACATCTCAGGATAACGACACTTCATTTCGCACCGCCATCGGAGTTTCTGGCATCTATGTCGTGCAGATAGCAGGGGTCAGCCCCAATTCCGTACTGCTCGACGATTACGCCATTCGAGTCCTGCTCAACCTGCAATTACCCCTGTAGCAGCCATGATTTCTGCAGGAGCCCTTGGCTGGCTGTCAGCCTGATTCAGGAGCCTGCGCGACAGAAAACTTATCGCCTGCGAGAATTTCTACCGCGCAGGCCCCTAGGCGAACACACTGCCATTGGGTGAAAAACGCGCTTTCAAAAATTCCATCTGATCTGCCAGCACATCACGATTGGACAGATAGAAGAACTCATATCGATTGGGGGCGAACGGAACCGCAAGCAATTGCATATTTGCCAGCTCAGGCGTCCGATCACTCTTGCGATTATTACAACGCCGGCAGGCTGTAACACAGTTGGTCCACCGATCCTGGCCGCCTTTGGAAGTGGGGATGACATGATCCCTCGAAAGCTCCTTGACCGGGAATTCAAGACCGCAATACATACACATTTGCTGGTCGCGCGCAAACAGCAGACCGTTGCTCAGAGCCGGGGTAAAGGCATGATTATCCACCTTTCCATCGCAAGCAATAATGCTGGGCAAATCAAGACTTGATCGCCTACCTGTCTTGCTATATCCCCCCTTGACCGTATAAATCGTGTCCCCGATACTCCAGATAACCAGATCCTTGACGAGCAAGGTGGTTGTCTCCTGCCAACTGAGCCAGGCAATGGGAGTACCGGCCTTGTTCAGGCGCAGTACTTTGCTGTTCATGTCGCGTTCTATAGTGGTTGTCCATTCCTCCGTTCATCTTTGTATAACACAATCGTTGTGAACTGGCGATGACCATATTTCGATCAAATAGAGAAAATTCACCCTTCAATACAGCTGAACAGGCCTACTGGAACGAGCTCTGAGTAACTCTGGACTGGCTCTGGAGGCTCTGTCGCAAATCCTGAAACGAGCTCTGGGACAGATCGAGTCCCTGAATCAATCGTACTGAGAACGCCACGGGCGTTGAGAGTCGTTACACAGATCCGAACAAACCTGCTTGCAATCAGAGATAACCGATCAAACATTAGGTTACTTGAGACTATTCAAATGACAATGACTTGACATCAATGCGCCGATAATTCCGATTCAGAGGTGATTCACTTCCAAACGTCGATAAATATCATGCTTTTCCCACACGTTTAGTCGTTCTTCGCTCATCTCTTGTGCCTGTGTCTAGTATGCTAGGGCATTGGTTTCAGGTATCTGCTTGACCTTCATGCTGCATTCCTGATAAAAACAAGCAACTGTGAATTGTAAGCACAAATAAGTATGGATAAATACACTGAAATGTTGGTGTTCTCGAAAGCTGCCGATATGGGTAGCTTTTCTGCTGCGGCACGAGAACTTGACCTGACTCCTTCTGCGGTCAGCAAACTGATCACTCGGCTTGAAGATCGTCTGGGCGCACGACTATTCCAGCGAACAACCCGCAAATTGAGCATGACGGCTGAGGGACACGCCTTCAATGATCGTTGCGGCGCGATTCTGGACGAAATCAAACAAGCAGAAGATGCCGTCATGGCACTGCATGACAAAGTCAGCGGTACTTTGCGCATCACTACCGTTTCCGCATTTGCACGACTGCAGATGATCAAGATGATGCCAGAATTCATGGCCACTTATCCAGATCTGCGAGTCGAGCTGGAACTCACTGAACGTGAAGTCGATCTGGTTGGTGAAGGTGTGGACGTTGCACTGGTACTCAGTGACGGCCTGACCGACGAGTCCCTGGTTGCACGACGTCTCACCGTCAACAAGCGAATCATTTGTGCATCACCAGAATATCTCGCCAAGCATGGTACTCCGCAAACGCCAGAAGACTTGCTCAATCACAATTGCCTGACTCACTCGGCCATTCATCACTTCAATGACTGGGAATTCTCCAGTGCTGAAGGGGTACGTGTTCAGCGAGTCAAAGGGAATTTTCATACCAACAGCGCCTCGGCTCTGCATGAAGCGGTAAAAGCCGGTATCGGTATTGCGCGTCTGGCTTCTTATGTCGTTCAGTCGTCAATAGAAAAAGGTGTTGTCGTACCACTGCTGCAAGAGCATACCGTTGATAATTCAACGATTCAGCTGGTCTATCCGCATCGTCGTCATTTGAGCAACAAGGTTCGCGTCTTCACAGACTTCATGGTTGGCAAGTTCACACCCAATCCACCCTGGGAACGTAAGGCCAGCTAAGAGCCCTTGAAACAAGCATCCCGTATTCTTCATACAG is a window encoding:
- a CDS encoding HNH endonuclease; the protein is MNSKVLRLNKAGTPIAWLSWQETTTLLVKDLVIWSIGDTIYTVKGGYSKTGRRSSLDLPSIIACDGKVDNHAFTPALSNGLLFARDQQMCMYCGLEFPVKELSRDHVIPTSKGGQDRWTNCVTACRRCNNRKSDRTPELANMQLLAVPFAPNRYEFFYLSNRDVLADQMEFLKARFSPNGSVFA
- a CDS encoding LysR family transcriptional regulator, coding for MDKYTEMLVFSKAADMGSFSAAARELDLTPSAVSKLITRLEDRLGARLFQRTTRKLSMTAEGHAFNDRCGAILDEIKQAEDAVMALHDKVSGTLRITTVSAFARLQMIKMMPEFMATYPDLRVELELTEREVDLVGEGVDVALVLSDGLTDESLVARRLTVNKRIICASPEYLAKHGTPQTPEDLLNHNCLTHSAIHHFNDWEFSSAEGVRVQRVKGNFHTNSASALHEAVKAGIGIARLASYVVQSSIEKGVVVPLLQEHTVDNSTIQLVYPHRRHLSNKVRVFTDFMVGKFTPNPPWERKAS